The following proteins are co-located in the Streptococcus downei MFe28 genome:
- a CDS encoding Nramp family divalent metal transporter: MEVQKKQQIDKGASLSEVNQSVEVPETTSFWRTLKAFIGPGALVAVGYMDPGNWITSVVGGASYKYLLLSIVLISSLMAMQLQQMAGKLGIVTRQDLAQATATHLPSWLRYLLFVIIELALMATDLAEVIGSGIALHLLFGWPLMLSIFVTVLDVFLLLGLMKLGFRKIEAVVSTLIMTILLIFLYLTVISQPSISGILKGFLPSGSIFDLHQRGGNTKLTLALGIIGATVMPHNLYLHSSISQTRRVDYDNPESVRRAVRFMTWDSNIQLSLAFVVNSLLLILGAALFYGHASQISAFAQMYNALADPKIAGSVASGLLSTLFAVALLASGQNSTITGTLTGQIVMEGFVHLRLPQWFIRLVTRLLALLPVILAALIWGSREKVLDQLIVYSQVFLSLALPFSIFPLIYFTSSKKLMGEHKNAIWNTALAYGVAVILTILNIKLIIDLFQ; this comes from the coding sequence TTGGAAGTGCAAAAGAAGCAGCAGATAGATAAAGGGGCTTCCTTGAGTGAGGTTAACCAGAGTGTAGAGGTGCCAGAGACCACCTCCTTTTGGCGCACCCTCAAGGCCTTTATTGGGCCAGGAGCTCTGGTAGCCGTCGGTTACATGGATCCCGGCAATTGGATTACCAGCGTGGTCGGTGGCGCAAGTTATAAGTACCTCCTCTTGTCCATCGTCTTGATTTCGTCGCTCATGGCCATGCAGCTGCAACAGATGGCCGGCAAGCTAGGTATCGTAACCCGTCAAGATTTGGCACAAGCGACGGCAACCCATTTGCCCAGTTGGCTCCGCTATCTTTTATTTGTCATTATTGAGCTAGCCCTGATGGCGACGGATTTGGCAGAGGTTATTGGTTCAGGGATTGCCCTCCATTTACTTTTTGGTTGGCCTCTCATGTTGTCCATATTTGTTACTGTTCTGGATGTCTTTCTCCTTCTAGGTCTAATGAAGTTGGGCTTTCGCAAGATTGAGGCAGTGGTTTCGACCTTGATAATGACCATCCTTCTGATTTTCCTTTATTTAACAGTCATCTCACAGCCTAGTATCTCAGGTATCCTCAAGGGATTCCTTCCGAGTGGCTCGATTTTTGATCTCCATCAAAGAGGAGGAAATACCAAGCTGACCCTGGCCCTGGGGATTATTGGGGCAACGGTTATGCCCCACAATCTTTATCTCCATTCCTCCATTTCTCAGACCAGACGGGTGGATTATGACAATCCCGAATCCGTTCGTCGGGCGGTTCGTTTCATGACCTGGGACTCTAATATTCAACTCAGCCTAGCCTTTGTTGTCAATTCCCTGCTTTTGATTTTGGGAGCGGCCCTCTTTTATGGTCATGCCAGTCAAATTTCTGCCTTTGCGCAAATGTATAACGCCTTAGCGGATCCCAAGATTGCTGGGAGTGTTGCTAGCGGCCTGCTCTCGACCCTCTTTGCAGTGGCCTTGCTGGCCAGCGGCCAGAATTCGACCATTACGGGAACCCTGACTGGTCAAATCGTTATGGAAGGTTTTGTCCATCTGCGCTTGCCTCAATGGTTTATTCGTTTGGTGACCAGGCTACTAGCCCTCTTGCCAGTGATTCTTGCTGCTTTGATTTGGGGCAGCAGGGAAAAGGTTCTGGATCAACTGATTGTCTATTCCCAGGTCTTCCTTTCACTGGCTCTGCCTTTCTCGATCTTCCCCCTCATTTATTTCACCTCTAGTAAGAAATTGATGGGCGAACACAAGAATGCCATCTGGAACACGGCCCTGGCCTATGGAGTAGCGGTCATTCTCACCATCTTGAACATCAAGTTAATTATTGATTTGTTCCAATAA